A genomic stretch from Salarias fasciatus chromosome 18, fSalaFa1.1, whole genome shotgun sequence includes:
- the ankrd33bb gene encoding ankyrin repeat domain-containing protein 33B, with translation MVLTEQKPEGSKVQKNGVAGGVGLSEIEFRNNTAAMDTPSMSVTKADGDEEECEVSEDDGNEDSELDYTRNYWEDEDDIYQEFEELDFESLPDRSDTRSIASDDSFYPLDSSVTSDLYRSPSPDSPEPISFFKACCNNNAIIVKIMIRQGVTEEEVKETDRNRRSGLIVACYHGYVDVVIALSQCPYLDVNWQDNEGNTALITAAQAGHLMISNYLLNYFPGLDIERRNCHGFTALMKAAMQGRAECVRALMLAGSDIQARDYGRRMTSREWALFTGRYETANLMHRLMSKPCAEQFCDTFSLEWPMLEELVAEAQKPTSCWRRLINFLSCCPYNFYIKNKVNPLDDGVLEHMVRITTSISSPIIATACRTVSPGSPPCIGKRRHAVQEILRRQRVAQLKLLGPDRLNNYKRLFQNSRVLLIPKTRDRRASLQPQLLSDMAAASTVAIRRASLLPLNMLRRSSVRPGLVVPKVRLCKAPAPSFVPEKLKRSRNQNHLQIPKWEYKMKKIERKREEEERKRLLPLLKRR, from the exons ATGGTGTTAACCGAGCAAAAACCTGAAGGTTCAAAAGTTCAAAAGAATGGAGTTGCAGGAGGAGTTGGACTCAGCGAGATCGAGTTTAGAAACAATACAGCCGCTATGGACACGCCGTCTATGTCCGTCACTAAGGCCGACGGGGACGAGGAGGAGTGTGAGGTATCAGAAGATGACGGTAACGAGGACAGCGAGCTCGACTACACAAGAAACTACTGGGAAGACGAGGATGACATCTACCAGGAGTTCGAGGAGTTGGACTTCGAGTCGCTGCCGGACCGCTCGGACACCCGCAGCATCGCCTCGGACGATTCCTTCTATCCGCTCGACAGTTCGGTCACCTCGGACTTGTACCGCTCTCCGAGCCCCGACAGCCCAGAGCCGATCTCCTTCTTCAAGGCCTGCTGCAACAACAACGCCATCATCGTCAAAATCATGATCAGGCAAGGGGTGACCgaagaggaagtgaaggagaCGGACAGGAACAGAAGA TCGGGCCTCATTGTGGCGTGTTACCACGGCTACGTGGACGTGGTCATCGCCCTGTCTCAGTGCCCATACCTGGACGTTAACTGGCAGGACAACGAGGGCAACACGGCTCTCATCACCGCAGCACAAGCAG GTCACCTGATGATCTCCAACTATCTGCTCAACTACTTCCCCGGTTTGGACATAGAGAGGAGAAACTGTCACGGCTTCACGGCGTTGATGAAGGCGGCCATGCAGGGCCGGGCCGAGTGCGTCAGAGCGCTCATGCTGGCAG GAAGCGACATCCAGGCGCGGGACTACGGCCGCAGGATGACGTCCAGGGAGTGGGCTCTCTTCACCGGTCGATACGAGACGGCCAACCTCATGCACAGGCTGATGTCCAAGCCCTGTGCCGAGCAGTTTTGTGACACCTTCTCCCTGGAGTGGCCCATGCTGGAG GAGCTGGTGGCAGAGGCCCAAAAACCaaccagctgctggaggcgtCTGATCAACTTCCTGTCCTGCTGCCCCTACAACTTCTACATCAAAAACAAGGTCAACCCTCTGGACGACGGCGTTCTGGAGCACATGGTTCGGATCACCACCAGCATCTCCAGCCCCATCATCGCCACGGCGTGCCGCACGGTGAGCCCCGGCAGCCCGCCCTGCATCGGGAAGCGTCGCCACGCCGTCCAGGAGATCTTGAGGAGGCAGCGGGTGGCTCAGCTGAAGCTCCTGGGCCCGGACAGGCTGAACAACTACAAGAGACTCTTCCAGAACTCGCGGGTTCTCCTCATCCCAAAGACGAGGGACCGGAGGGCCAGTCTGCAGCCCCAGCTGCTCAGCGACATGGCGGCGGCGTCCACGGTGGCGATCCGGCGGGCCAGCCTCCTGCCGCTCAATAtgctgaggaggagcagcgtgCGGCCGGGGCTCGTGGTGCCAAAAGTGAGGCTCTGCAAGGCTCCCGCTCCGAGCTTCGTCCCGGAGAAACTCAAACGGAGCAGAAACCAGAACCACCTCCAGATCCCCAAGTGGGAatacaagatgaaaaaaatcGAGAGGaagcgtgaggaggaggagaggaagagactgCTACCTCTgctgaagaggaggtga